ttaaattatcATAATTTTGCTTGAATTTCAAATACACAATCGATAGATCATCGTCGCGTGCGCAATTTTAgagataaatacatatatgccATAACATaacttttgttttgtttcgaTTTGCAAGCAAACGGAAGGCGGGAGGGGGGGAAATGTAAAACATAAAATAATTGTATCTAGAAAATGGGTGAATCAATATTTTATATGCTCTCTTCATacacatagatatatataatatacaacAATTACGATTACAAAAAAACACGACACGACATTACATGTGAGTGTGGAGAACAGAGCGAAGAGCCCCGTGGAGGGGGGCGGAAGGCGTGTGGTGGACGAGTGATCAAAAAATTTGATTTGTAGAGGTGTTGGGGTTTAGGGGGGCGGGGAAGGCGGGGCAGGCGACAAGAGATAAATTTCTATAATATAAGCGTtaaatatattatttatattatatgtataatcgtatatatatatatatatatatatatatatatatatatgtttttATTTATGTATGCCTTGAATGTAtttgtatgtgtgtttgtgtctgtgtgcatgtgtgtgagGGCGGAGGTGTGACGCGTGGGACTTAAAGAACTAGAAAACATCATCCATCAGCAGCATTATCAATATCCGTGTCTGGATAAATTCTTGCATAAATTAATAATTTCTTaggaaaaacacacacaaaaacccTGTACTCAAAGCAttcttatatacatatacctatatatatgtactcaGATATTGTAATTGTTTTTAATTTATATGTTATGTTGTTAATTTGAATCGGGTTTTGTCTCTCATCTACTTGCCTTGCCACTAGTGAGGCAAAAGTTTTTTCTCGGCTCCTACTTAGTTCCCAGTTGCttgtttgctttttgtttCATTTCTATAAAGTATTTGTTAGTTAATGGTGTTTTGGTGTTCTATCATATTGTTACAGTAATTATTTGCAATAAAGACGACGGCATTCTAGGAATTATTTATGCACAAAAGCAATTAGTTATTAGTTCAATGCTCCTCTCCTCCAATGCTTGCTTTAGTTTTCTTGTTAATAATGCTTCCTCTGaattctttctctctctctctctctgtttcacGCTCTGTTGCGCCTCCATCTCGTTTCTTTCTGTGCCGATTTTCGAAGCCAACTATCTCTGTGGATGGGTGCTGGAGCTTGCGACTCCATGTGCCAAAATACAATGTGGTTGATTGATTGATTCTTTCATTGATTGTCTCTCTGTTTGTTCAGCCTAGTATCTGCTGTTGTTGAACTGCGAACTGATCGCCGTATTGACCGCTGATGAGGCCGCCTCCTGGACATGCTGATTGCGCAGAAACTCCGTGGTAAACTCCGCCTGGGCCTTGGCCATGCTGGCCCCAGTGCTGCGATAGATCGTGTGTATCTTGGTGATCATCAGTATATtggccacggccacggccgTGAAGCAGAATGCAACATTTAGCAGCAATATTCCCACAATTATACCCGCCGCCTTGCCATCAAACTGAGAGATGGCCGTTATAAAGCCGCAATAGCCCATCTTATCAAAGCCAACGGCCTGCACCACCGAATATATTGTTTGGAAGAAGTAAATGAAGAAGAAGACCATGAAATTGAAGCTCGAATCGTTGCGGAAGGCCTTGTACGCGGGCCGAAACCTATCAAGGGAGAGAAAGATACAGATATTTAAAGAGAATTTTATAGAGGATATATCGCACAGCGGCACTTACCAGCAGACATACGAGGCGGGTGTGAATAGAACTGTGTAGAACAGGGCCAGGAACAGAGTGACAAAATCGCCCGAATGGAACAACAAGATGAGACCCCCAATCACATTGGCCACCAGCGTCATGGTATAGACTGCGCGGGGTAGAGAGACAGGGAGGGGATGGGTGGAGGGAACCCGCGATTAGTAAACATTTCAGGTAACCGTCAGAAGGCCTGCACTTTTAAAACGAATCAAATCTATAAATAATAaaacgtacatacatatatgtacgttCTATTATGGATGACTAATCCCGGTCGGTCGATCGGCTGGCTTATCAGCAGCTAACGAAAAACGCCATATAATACTCACACATCCAAATGTAGTACAAATGCTTCACCAGTCTCTGAAACTCTGGGGGTATCTCAACTTCAAAGTCCTGGTAGAAGCACGACTTCACACAGAAATTATCCGGCAACGGGGGCCAGTTGTTCAGCTGTGGGACATTTCCTTGGAGCTGCTGTTCGCGGCGATCCAACTCGGCAGCCTTGCGGTCCAGTTCTTCCTGCCGTCGCTACATCGATGCAAAGACAAAGGGAGAGAAGAATTATCAGCATTATGTTTGCAATTCATTGATAATCGTTGGGCCCGGCCCTAAGCAACGCCCACATATGGCAGCCCCAGAAATGCAACCGCAAGTGGAGAATGTCTACAGTGCGTACCCCTAGATTATCTGCGGGAAAAATGACTTTACAAGATCCAAGAACAATTTCGGGACGGATGAGTTTATCACAAAACAAGACGGTAGATAACGACGGATACGTCTTTGTCGGGTGTGTTCTGCAATAAAACATTTCCTCGCATGAT
The Drosophila miranda strain MSH22 chromosome XL, D.miranda_PacBio2.1, whole genome shotgun sequence genome window above contains:
- the LOC108162819 gene encoding secretory carrier-associated membrane protein 1, whose protein sequence is MSGSGLDENPFGEPNLDNPFADPAIQQARRQAGAALVSLEDYNPFEEQAKPQLQINSTNTAAVVQPLSQNVPPPQTSSLGASAPSTSIQITSEELQRRQEELDRKAAELDRREQQLQGNVPQLNNWPPLPDNFCVKSCFYQDFEVEIPPEFQRLVKHLYYIWMFYTMTLVANVIGGLILLFHSGDFVTLFLALFYTVLFTPASYVCWFRPAYKAFRNDSSFNFMVFFFIYFFQTIYSVVQAVGFDKMGYCGFITAISQFDGKAAGIIVGILLLNVAFCFTAVAVANILMITKIHTIYRSTGASMAKAQAEFTTEFLRNQHVQEAASSAVNTAISSQFNNSRY